In the genome of Nitrospira sp. MA-1, one region contains:
- a CDS encoding methyltransferase domain-containing protein, translating to MSHVKVVTLSKIGDVPIVCKTKRDISVETPLDARDDESLGWGYWDRIWPSAVALSEYLIEQFFPTKLQGARVLEIGCGTGVAGVVAAQLGAFTMFSDMVPITLEAVKDSCRRNHISNFDTCLLNWSKTIEPKEPYDLVLGSEVFYDEEILANISHVLEQMLAPGGKGLFCDPNRLGWDTIERGFNEKFIVVIDEIPLNWPPRKGAGVGKMGSLYQLTRRSQLAS from the coding sequence TAAGACCAAGCGGGACATCTCTGTTGAAACCCCATTAGATGCGAGGGATGACGAATCCCTAGGATGGGGGTACTGGGATCGAATTTGGCCTTCGGCGGTGGCCTTATCAGAATATCTCATTGAGCAGTTTTTCCCAACAAAACTGCAAGGGGCCAGGGTTCTGGAAATTGGTTGTGGGACAGGGGTGGCCGGAGTCGTGGCTGCTCAGCTCGGGGCATTCACCATGTTTTCAGATATGGTGCCGATTACCCTTGAAGCGGTAAAGGATTCCTGCCGTCGGAATCATATCAGCAATTTTGACACATGTCTGTTGAATTGGTCGAAGACGATTGAACCAAAAGAACCTTATGATTTGGTCTTAGGCAGTGAAGTTTTTTATGACGAAGAAATTTTAGCGAATATTTCACATGTGCTAGAACAAATGCTTGCCCCAGGGGGAAAAGGCCTTTTTTGTGATCCAAATAGACTGGGGTGGGATACCATCGAACGTGGATTCAACGAGAAGTTTATCGTGGTAATAGATGAAATCCCCCTCAACTGGCCTCCGCGAAAAGGTGCTGGGGTAGGAAAAATGGGGTCTCTTTACCAACTCACTCGCAGAAGTCAGCTGGCATCCTGA